The window TACAGGTAACTCCATACATGAGGACAGGACAATGGCCTACGAGGAGGAAGAGGAGTACGAGAGCGAGGAAGATCGCCGCAACGACGAATGGCTCAAAGATAACTTCTTCGACCTAGTGGCGGATTATCCTCGGGAGTGGATAGCGGTAATGGGACAAAGGATAATCGCACGAGGCGCCACCCGCATAGAGGTGGAGGACAAGGCCAAGGCGATTGCAGGGGATAGGGAGTACTCAGTATACTTCATACCTCCCACGGCCACCTTCACCGACGTGGGCTATACAACCAGGCAATCATAGCTCAGCACTGTGTCATGGAGATGGAAGCATAATTCTCCTCACAGGGACAAATGCCTGGGCGTATGGGCTTGCTACCTAGCATTGCGTCATCCAGATAGCGGAAGAACAGCTTAGTAGCCGTGCTTTCCATATCCTCCTCCCGCAAAAGATATGGACCAGACACTGTTTCATCGCGCCTGTCTTCATTGCAGGAGGCGCGTGCTTTAAGCCGCAGAACGACCAGCAGAGAAGTGAGCACGAGGCCGAAGATGACTAGGGAGATCATTCTCCCAAAGACGAAGTCGATGAGGCTCACCATCGACCAGTCACAAGGAGTCGAGGTATCGTCCCAACCTCTCCCTCAAGGCTATCATTCTGCGCCTTCCCCAGCACGGTCTAAAGCCCATTCCTTGGGTGGTGCAGAGACTAGACACCAGTGCACAATAGCGTGACACTGCTGCCGATACGGGCACCAGAGGAGCCGTGAGTGAAGTCTTGGAAGAGCGATTCCCTTTGAGAATAGGTCACGCTTTGAAAGACGGGGGTCAAGTGCGCGGTGGAGATGATCAGTATCCATTGCCACCTTGCTTTCCGCGAGATAATTCGGAGAAGCGAGAACGTCAGCCCCCATTCTTTTATCATAATCAGAGCTTTACGGCTTCGCATCCTTGTCTTCCTTCTACTTCATGACCTTCGACGAATTCTCTATGCACCCTATATCCCAGACATCATGCGCAGGGTGAAAATGATGAGGTTTGTGCACTTTCGCCCCTCTCCCCCCTTTACCCCTTTATAGGCCAGTGCGGAAAATTGTAATAGGGGAGGCGAATGAGCCACTACATTGACACACTGCCAAACCCCCAGGGAATGGCAGCGATGATGCAGGAGGGCATACAGGCCGAGCGTAAGGAACGACGATTGCGGACCTGCATCAAGGTGCTGGACGAGTTCATCGGAGGCTTTCCATCCTCGCAGGTGACCCTGATAGACTCCACCGAGCGTCTAGTGCTGGACATGGTTCAACTGCTGTGCTTGGACCAAGTGATGAGCGAGGGGAGGGAGGTGGTCTGGGTGGACGGAGGTAATTCTGTGAACCCCTATGCTCTCACCAGCCTCTGCAAGCGCTTCCGAGGGCGAACGGAGGAGGTGTTGGAGAGCGTGAACGTGTCCCGTGCCTTCACCGCCTACCAGCTCGTGACCCTCATAGAAGACATGATGGAAGCGGAAATCGTGAGGACGAACGCAGGGCTTCTCGTCGTTTCCTCCTTCCCTGACCTGTTCCAGGACAGGGATGTGCATTGGTCAGAGTCGCTGCAGCTTATGAGGCGCTGCATATCCTCCATCAGAGATATCACCAGAAGGCACGCCACCGTCTCGGTGGTGACCAATCTAGGACCGTCGCGCACGATGTGCAAGAAGAGCTTGCGCAGCCTCATGTACTCCTCTGCGGACCGGGTGCTGCGCATCGAGCCGCACCGCTCCGCCCTGAAGATAAGCTTGGTGAAGGAAGGGCAGAGCACGCTCTATCATCCCGTTCCTTACTACCAGCGCACATTGGACGAGTTCTGATGCATCGATGATCAATCTGAAACACATTTATGATTAGGCAATCGCCTAACCCCTTTGGAGGATTCGCATGGAGAAGAAGACCAAGAAAGGCTTCGTGGGCAAGATCGAGAAGGACACCTTGAAGAATAAGGACTTCCGGCGCGTGCTCTACACCGGCAAGTACAGCCAGCTTGTGCTAATGAGCCTCAAGCCTGGGGAGGAGATCGGTGAGGAAGTGCATGAAGACGTGGACCAGTTCTTCCGCTTCGAGGAAGGCAAGGGCTTAGTGGTCATCGACGGGGTGGAACACGAGGTCAAGGACGGCGTGGCGGTGGTTGTGCCCTCGGGCGCCAGGCACAATGTCATCAATACCTCCAAGAAGAAGGATCTCAAGCTGTACACCATCTATTCGCCCCCTGAGCATCAGGATGGGACAGTTCACAAGACCAAACAAGAGGCGATGGAGCAAGAGGAGCACTACGACGGCAGGCCGACGGAGCCTTAGGCCGAAGCGATTGTAGCTCTCAACCTCCCATCTAATGATCTCAACGATGTAGCACGGGCGAATAGAACGCTTGCAACGAATGCATCAAATTAATAAGGGTAAGAACCCTAATAAAAAAAAGGTGTTGGCATGCCACCTAGCCTAAGGGAAGAGATAGCGAAGCTGACAGAGATCGCGAGAAAGGAGGGGGCGGATGCCAGGGAGATCGACCCTGCCGAAATAGCCGTGGCAGATTGGGTTAGGTTCAAGTGCGCCTGGGGCTGCAAGGGCTACGGCAAGCACCTCTCCTGCCCTCCATACGCCCCCTCGCCAGAAGAGACTAGGCGCATGCTATCCGAGTACCATGCGGCCCTGCTGTTGCGCTTCCAAGGCATTCCTGGCCTGAAGAAGGTGGATCCCGATGACATACCTGAAGACTTCCACCCTATGTACAAGCGCCTAATCCTCTGGGTTCATGACACCCTTTACATTCTGGAGAAGACAGCATTCTACGACGGCTTCTACAAGGCCTTCGGCTTCGGCGCCTATCCCTGCATCTACTGCGAGCACTGCGTGGCCGAGGAATCCTCCGGCCCTGTGGACAGGAGCATGAGGAGGCTGTGCAGGCATATGGACAAGGTGCGCCCCAGCATGGAGGCAGCGGGCATGGATGTCTTCGCCACGGCTAGAAGGGCAGGCTGGGAGATCTCTACCATACCGTGCAAGGGCCTGGAATATGGCAAGATAATGCACGCGGACATAGTGTCCTTCGCCCTTCTTCTCATCGACTGAGCTCTGCGCTCGAAGGTTCTTTTCTAATTACTTTCGCGCACCTCCCTACGTCCACCTTAATAGCGCCATCACCGACTATGCGATGGTGATGATATGGGAAGGACCGTTCCTAGCTACCGCATGACCCTCGAATCCACCATCCAGAGCTGGTCGGAGTACCGTCGCGCCCTGCCAAAGGAGGATCGGGAGGTGTTCGACCAGATGGTCAATAAGGCGAGGATGCATGCCTCCGCCTCCACCTACGCGGCCTTCGCCGATCCTGTTGAGGGGGCCTTGCTCTCCATCCTCTTGGAGCAGGAGAAGGAAATCCAACGATTGAGGCGAAGGGATGAGAGGTTGGATACTGGACTGC of the Methanomassiliicoccales archaeon genome contains:
- a CDS encoding DUF5678 domain-containing protein; the protein is MAYEEEEEYESEEDRRNDEWLKDNFFDLVADYPREWIAVMGQRIIARGATRIEVEDKAKAIAGDREYSVYFIPPTATFTDVGYTTRQS
- a CDS encoding cupin domain-containing protein, translated to MEKKTKKGFVGKIEKDTLKNKDFRRVLYTGKYSQLVLMSLKPGEEIGEEVHEDVDQFFRFEEGKGLVVIDGVEHEVKDGVAVVVPSGARHNVINTSKKKDLKLYTIYSPPEHQDGTVHKTKQEAMEQEEHYDGRPTEP
- a CDS encoding DUF2284 domain-containing protein; the encoded protein is MPPSLREEIAKLTEIARKEGADAREIDPAEIAVADWVRFKCAWGCKGYGKHLSCPPYAPSPEETRRMLSEYHAALLLRFQGIPGLKKVDPDDIPEDFHPMYKRLILWVHDTLYILEKTAFYDGFYKAFGFGAYPCIYCEHCVAEESSGPVDRSMRRLCRHMDKVRPSMEAAGMDVFATARRAGWEISTIPCKGLEYGKIMHADIVSFALLLID